Below is a window of Desmonostoc muscorum LEGE 12446 DNA.
ATTCTGACTCCTGAGTTCTGAATTCTGTTCAATAAATTAAATTTGAGAAATTGCTATGCAGAAATGTGGACGACTAATTCCCTTGAATGACTGCGCTGGCGGTGTTCCCAAATATAAATTCCTTGCCAAGTTCCCAATACCAAATGACCACGATTAATGGGGATATGTTCAGAAGTGTGGGTGAGGGCTGTACGAATGTGTGCTGGCATATCATCCGCGCCTTCAGCATCGTGGATGTATTTAGCTGATTCTGGTACGAGTTTTGACATAAAATTAGCTAGATCCACAAGAACATCAGGATCGGCATTTTCTTGGATGACTAAACTAGCTGAAGTGTGGCGTAAAAATAAAGTACAAAGGCCAGTTTCTACTCCCGACTCTGCAACGATCGCTTCAATTTTATTAGTGATATTGTAAAAAGATTTGCCAGTGGTGGTAATTCTTAATAACTTTTGGTAGTGACTCATGTAAAACAGTAATATTGATGACAGTAAAAGCTAATTAGTTTTAAACCAATATTCAGACGCGACGCTCGTTGCGCTAAAGCGTCTCCCCTTCTCCCAAAGGGAGAGGCTAGCGCCAAGGGAAAAGACTCGCTTTGCGCGTCGCTATTACCCAGTCGTACAGAATTTATTCTGAATTCTGAATTCTGACTCCTGAATTCTTCTTAATCAATTTTAACTTGATTGGAAATAATTAATCACAGCCTGAGCGATCGCTTCATTACCATCCTTAGCAATTGGTTGGGATTGCTTTGGTGCTTGGGGTAACTCATACAGAAAATTCCAAGTTCCTTCAAAAAACTCAGCAGGGGTGACGATTTGATGTTGGTTGTAATTAATTACACCTTCTAAAAGAAAACTTGCTTCAGCAAAATCTTCACGGGGAATAGTAACAATCGGTACTTGCAATTTTGTGGCTTCAGCAAAAGTACTGTAACCAGGTTTGGAAACCACTCGCTGACAAATGGGCATAAAATCTACAGGGCGATATTTCCGATCATTAATTTTTATTAAATTTGGTAAATCAGGGGCAGATTGATCGAAGATGATAAATTGCCAATCTGAAAATTCTCGCACGTTATCATAGGGAATTTGCTGTAAACCCAAACCACCAAAAGTCAATAAAATAGTTTTTTCTACTGGTGCAGTTATCCCCCAAATAGAACGTAAATCATCAAGAGAATAGCGGGGAGAACCGCCTGTTAAGCCAATATCTGTGATATTGTTAAAAGCCTGCATCCTTTCGTGGAAAGGGAGACGAAACAGGCGATCGCACTTTGAATACCAATCACTAATCCAGTCTGCAACTGCTATAAATTCACCTCCCCAATCTCGATAGATCAAATCCCAGCCAAAGTTACTCATCATCCAGCAGGGAATATTTGCAGCATTAGCAAACCCAGAAGCAAGAAAAGGAACATCTGCCAGGATGAGATTAACGCGATTTTGACGGATAAAATTGACTTCTGAGGCAATTAACGAATTTTGATGCTTTTTAATATCGAGCAACTTTTCTAAAGTCGCTTGTTTATCCATTGTCAGACTATCAGGTTGCACCACACCCAAATCAAATGCACGGGGGCGATAGATAAAATCGCCTTCTATATAGCACTCTAACAACCAGCGTGGCGCAGTGGTCACCATAATTAGCAGCACTTCTGGACATAACTTTTGAATTGTCGCAGCGACAGAAGCCATGCGGGTAGCATGACCAAAGCCGTGATTAGTTATGGCTAAATATAAAATTGGGCGTTCCATTTTAAAGTTAGAAGTTAGGAGTTAGGAGTTAGGAGTTAGGAGTTAGGAGTTAGGAGTTAGGAGTTAGGAGTTCGTAATTCTTACCGCTACTTTCGTTATCTTTTGCGTAAGTCCTGAAGTAAATGAAGTACACATTTTAAGATGATAAATCTTGTGGGGTGGGCATCCTGCCCGCCCTCTTGTACTTTATTTAGATGAAATATGCTGTAACTCCTAACTCCTAACTCCTAACTTTTACCTCTTAATTACTTCGGCAAAAAGTTTGAATTACCTCAATTAATTGGTCAATTTCCGATTCTAAAGTAAAGTAATGGACGGTGGCGCGGATACAGCTAGGGTCAGCAATTGTGCGAGTTAATATTTTTTGTGACTCTAAAAATTGCACTAATTTCAGATGAGCTTGGGGCTGATTATTTGTCAGTTGAAAAGAGACTATACCGCTTTCAGGTGTGGAAGTTTGCAGACATTTAATATCGGGTAACGCTATCAATTGTCGCCAGAGGTACTCGCTGTTGTGGCAAATTTGTTCGTAACGTTGCTGTGGGGTTCCCCATTGCTGATGGATAGCGATCGCCTCCCGTAACCCCACATACAAAGGATAAGCTACTGTAGACACTTCATATCGTCGCCCATCTGGAAGCCAATCCACAGGCTGAGATTGGCTATCGACAACAATGCCATTCAAGCCAATAAATGTAGGTTTGAGGCTTTCTCGTGCTTCTGGGCGCACATACAAACCACCGGCACCAGCAGGACCACATAACCATTTATGACCAGTAAAAGCATAAAAATCTACCCCCAATTCAGTCAAGTTTAAAGGCAACAAACCAGCAGATTGGGCAGCGTCTATTAAGAGTGCAGAATGATTTTTTCTGCATACTTCAGCAATTTTATCGAGAGGTAAAACTTGCCCCGTATTCCAGAAAACGTGACTCAATATTACTAGGCGAGTATTGAGGCGCAAGTGCTGGGTAATGACTTTTACGGGATCGCCCTCATTTAAAGTCGCCTTTAGGGGACAGGTAGAAACTTCTACAGAGAATCGCCTGCTGATTTCTTGGGCTGTGGCAATCACGCCTGGGTGTTCGCAATCTGAGAGTAGTATATGGTCGCCAGGACGCCATTCTATACCCCACATAGCGATATTACAGCCAACAGTGACATTCTGAGTCAGAGTTATTGTATCAGTTGGTATTTGGAACTCGGAAGCGATCGCAACTCTAGCAGCTTGCACTTGTGGCCTAATCCAGCCATACGCCTCATTACCAAAAGGGCCTATGTGCTGAATATGAGTTTGAGTTTGGCTGATAGCATCCATCGCTTTTTGGGGCATCGGCCCTTGCCCCCCATAATTAAAATAAGTCTTATTTGCTAAAGCCGGAAATTGCTCTCGATGGGTATGTAACTTGGTTTGTGCGACAGAAATACTCGTCATAATTTACAAGGTATTGATATTAAGAGGTATTTGTACTTTGTGCTAGGACAACGCTAAAAATAGGGATGAGATTAATTTAAGTACTCGCTGCTAAATCTTATCTGGTAATCAGTAACGATAAATGCTCTCTGACTTTTTGCCCTAGATTCTGGGCTGTTTGAGGAGTAATTAGATGGTGTTTGAACTCTGATGCGTGAAGCCACGGGACACCTTGGCGATCGCCATCGGACTCGTAGCGTGGGAAGAGATGCCAATGAATATGTGGCTCACTATTTCCATAACATGCATAATTCATTTTCCAGGGACTAAAAGCGTTAACGATCGCTTGTCCTGCCAACATCACCTCTTGAAATAAGGCAGACTGGATAGGTGGGGGAAGTTCATGCAACTCTCTAATATGTGTTTTCAGAAGAATGAGGGAGTATCCGCGATGAAACTGATGATCGCCAATCACAAAGATTGAATGCTCAAATTCATGGATGAAGTAGGGATTTTGACCACTTCTCCAAACTCTGACACGCTCACAGATGAGGCACGGTTCATGTTGTTCTGTCATGTACCCTTGTAATGATGGATAAAACGTGCTTGTATGATTCTCCCTCATCTGTAACTGAGGAGAAATGTGAACACCTATGTGTTTACTCACGAGCTAGCTGTTGACAGTATAGAATAAACCGCAAATGAGGTGTAGAGGCGTTGGCGTAGCCCACCGTTCGCGTAGCGTCTCGCAGAGAAGGTATCGCCACTTCAAAACTTTAATTGTCTGAGTCACCCCCCACAGAGGGCTAATTCTTGTTAACTTAAAGAAATGCTAATTAATGCTGAACTCCTACTGCAATACCAACGCTGTAAACGCCGACCTTTTTTAGATATTCACGGTGACAAAAGTCAGCGCGATGCTCCCAATGAGTTGTTGGGGAAACTACAACAGGACAAAATCACTCATCAGCTGAGTAATTTGGCTCAGCTGACTTATCACCAGCCAGATTATTCATACGGAAACTGGGAAAGGGGAGAGAAGGCAACTTTAGAATTGATGCAGCGTGGGGTTGAGTACATCTATAAAGGAGCGTTGTTAGCAAGTTATTCGGAAAAATACACCTTAGTGAGTCGTCCAGATTTACTCGTTAAACAGCCAGGACAATCCCATTTCGGTGA
It encodes the following:
- a CDS encoding secondary thiamine-phosphate synthase enzyme YjbQ: MSHYQKLLRITTTGKSFYNITNKIEAIVAESGVETGLCTLFLRHTSASLVIQENADPDVLVDLANFMSKLVPESAKYIHDAEGADDMPAHIRTALTHTSEHIPINRGHLVLGTWQGIYIWEHRQRSHSRELVVHISA
- a CDS encoding glycosyl transferase; its protein translation is MERPILYLAITNHGFGHATRMASVAATIQKLCPEVLLIMVTTAPRWLLECYIEGDFIYRPRAFDLGVVQPDSLTMDKQATLEKLLDIKKHQNSLIASEVNFIRQNRVNLILADVPFLASGFANAANIPCWMMSNFGWDLIYRDWGGEFIAVADWISDWYSKCDRLFRLPFHERMQAFNNITDIGLTGGSPRYSLDDLRSIWGITAPVEKTILLTFGGLGLQQIPYDNVREFSDWQFIIFDQSAPDLPNLIKINDRKYRPVDFMPICQRVVSKPGYSTFAEATKLQVPIVTIPREDFAEASFLLEGVINYNQHQIVTPAEFFEGTWNFLYELPQAPKQSQPIAKDGNEAIAQAVINYFQSS
- a CDS encoding aminotransferase class V-fold PLP-dependent enzyme, which encodes MTSISVAQTKLHTHREQFPALANKTYFNYGGQGPMPQKAMDAISQTQTHIQHIGPFGNEAYGWIRPQVQAARVAIASEFQIPTDTITLTQNVTVGCNIAMWGIEWRPGDHILLSDCEHPGVIATAQEISRRFSVEVSTCPLKATLNEGDPVKVITQHLRLNTRLVILSHVFWNTGQVLPLDKIAEVCRKNHSALLIDAAQSAGLLPLNLTELGVDFYAFTGHKWLCGPAGAGGLYVRPEARESLKPTFIGLNGIVVDSQSQPVDWLPDGRRYEVSTVAYPLYVGLREAIAIHQQWGTPQQRYEQICHNSEYLWRQLIALPDIKCLQTSTPESGIVSFQLTNNQPQAHLKLVQFLESQKILTRTIADPSCIRATVHYFTLESEIDQLIEVIQTFCRSN
- a CDS encoding HIT family protein; its protein translation is MTEQHEPCLICERVRVWRSGQNPYFIHEFEHSIFVIGDHQFHRGYSLILLKTHIRELHELPPPIQSALFQEVMLAGQAIVNAFSPWKMNYACYGNSEPHIHWHLFPRYESDGDRQGVPWLHASEFKHHLITPQTAQNLGQKVREHLSLLITR